Sequence from the Dehalococcoidia bacterium genome:
AGTGGCGAGAGATTTATGATCGTATTGAGTGTGCCGTTGACAGCTGTGAGGATGTGGCCAACGTGCTGGAAGGCATGGCCCTGAAATATGCATAGGCCCAACAAAACTCGCCCCATAACTCTATCCTGCAAGTGAAACTTTAATGGATGTATCCCTGCTCATAGTACTGTTTTTGGTTCTCGCGGCCGAGTTTGTTAACGGCTGGAATGATGCCCCCAATGTCATCGCTACCGTGATCTCAACAAGGGCCCTATCCCCTGTCAAAGCCTTGGCAATGGCTTCTGTTCTGAACGTTTTGGGTGTAATACTGACCGGTACTGCGGTTGCGTCCACTATCGGCAAGGATATTGTCCAACCCGACGCCATAGGACTCTCTGTCGTAGCTGCCGGTGTTCTCAGTATAGCTACCTGGGGTGCGATTGCCACCCTCATCGGACTACCGATCAGCATTTCTCACGGCCTGCTTTCCGGATTGGCTGGTGCCGCTGTAGCTACGGCAGGCATTGATGTATTGCTCTGGAAAGGATGGGGGAAAGTAATTGAAGGGTTAGGATTCTCCACCATTATCGGGTTTTCTGCTGCTTTTATTCTCATGATATTGCTGTACTGGATTTTACGTCGGAGTCGACCTTCCAGAGTTAGAGGGCTATTTAGACCGCTTCAGATTGTTTCTGCTGCTTTTATGGCGTTCAGCCATGGAGGCAACGACGGACAGAAGTTCATGGGGGTTTTCACGCTTGCTCTGGTGCTAGGGGGGAACCTGCAGAGCTTCGAGGTTCCCTTCTGGGTAATCCTCCTCTGTGGATCGGTCATGGGATTGGGCACTTTCATTGGTGGTCAGAGCGTTATCAAAACGATGGGTTTTGGTTTGACGAAGCTTGAGCCGGTGCAAGGATTCGCTGCCCAAACTGCTGCTGCCTCAGCCATCCAGGTAGCCTCACACTGGGGAATTCCCTTGAGTACCACTCATACGATTAACACATCGATCATGGGCGTAGGCGCCAGCCGTCGATTCTCTGCGGTGCGCTGGGGGCTGGGCAGAAGCATTGTCAGCGCCTGGATCTTTACCTTTCCCATCTGCGCAGCACTGGGCGCAGTCTTCGCATTGGTCTTTGACTGTATATTCTGATTTTGGAGCTGATTTATTGTGTGCCAATGGGGATTTTGTAGTAAGATGGGTTGCTACCCGGTGAATATTTGAAAGGGGGATCAGAATGATGGAAACAAATTCCGATATTCAAAGCAGTCTGAGGACGATCCAGGATGATGTTCTGTCTATGGGAAACTTGGTGAGTAAGGCAATGGACCGCTCGATTCAGGCATTGCAGAAGCGGGACCTGACTCTGGCACACAAAATAATTGCCGATGATGACCGGATTAACAAGCAGCGGTTCAGCATAGAAGATAAGTGCATCGGACTGATGGGTCTGCAGAAACTGGAGACAGAAGACCTGCGAGTCGTGGTGGCGGTTCTCAATATCATAACGGAGCTGGAGCGAATTGGGGACTACGCGGAAGGGATCGCCCGGGTCACCATTATGATTGGTGAGGAGCCGCCGCTAAAGCCTCTGATTGATATCCCCCGTATGGCGCAGATCACCATAGAGATGATAGAGAAAAGCCTTCAGGCTTTCGTATCCCGTGATGTGGAAATGGCCAAGCAACTCGTCAGCATGGATAGCGTGGTGGATGCGCTGAATGACCAGATATTTCGTGAGCTGC
This genomic interval carries:
- a CDS encoding inorganic phosphate transporter, with amino-acid sequence MDVSLLIVLFLVLAAEFVNGWNDAPNVIATVISTRALSPVKALAMASVLNVLGVILTGTAVASTIGKDIVQPDAIGLSVVAAGVLSIATWGAIATLIGLPISISHGLLSGLAGAAVATAGIDVLLWKGWGKVIEGLGFSTIIGFSAAFILMILLYWILRRSRPSRVRGLFRPLQIVSAAFMAFSHGGNDGQKFMGVFTLALVLGGNLQSFEVPFWVILLCGSVMGLGTFIGGQSVIKTMGFGLTKLEPVQGFAAQTAAASAIQVASHWGIPLSTTHTINTSIMGVGASRRFSAVRWGLGRSIVSAWIFTFPICAALGAVFALVFDCIF
- the phoU gene encoding phosphate signaling complex protein PhoU — its product is MMETNSDIQSSLRTIQDDVLSMGNLVSKAMDRSIQALQKRDLTLAHKIIADDDRINKQRFSIEDKCIGLMGLQKLETEDLRVVVAVLNIITELERIGDYAEGIARVTIMIGEEPPLKPLIDIPRMAQITIEMIEKSLQAFVSRDVEMAKQLVSMDSVVDALNDQIFRELLTFMMVDPKTINRATRLIWVSHNLERAADRATNICERVIFTVTGKMEEIGDSQ